DNA from Roseimicrobium sp. ORNL1:
GGTTATGCACAAGGGAAAGATCATCATCGCCGGAGGCAGCGGATTCCTGGGAATCGCCCTGGCGCGTCATCTCACCGATGAAGGCTACGAGGTCTTCATCTTGTCGCGTCACCTCCTGCCACCCGGTGTGCCTGCGAGATACATCCACTGGGATGGGAAGACCCTGGGCGCGTGGGCAGCGGAGCTGGAAGGCGCCACGGCCGTGGTGAATCTCACCGGGAAGAATGTGAACTGCCGCTACACCACGACGGCGCTGGATGAAATCAACGGATCACGGGTGGACTCGGTGAAGGTGCTTGGCGAAGCCATCCGTGCCTGCCGTTTCCCGCCCGGTGTGTGGGTGCAGGCTGGATCGCTGGCCATCTATGGAGATGGCGGTGAGCACGAATGTGATGAAACCACACCCCATGGTGAAGGCATCCCGGTGGACACTTGTTTGAAATGGGAGAGTACTTTCGATGCGGAGGTCACACCGCACACGCGCAAAGTCATCTACCGCATCAGCTTCGTACTCGGAAATGGCGGCGGTGCCCTGCGCATGCTGACCAATCTCACCAAGTGCTACCTCGGCGGCGCGATTGGAAACGGCCGCCAGTACATTTCGTGGCTCCACGTGGAGGACATGAACCGCCTGTGGCTGCGTGCCATCGAGGACGAGCGCATGAACGGCACGTACAACGCGACGGCGCCGAACGCAGTGACGAACGCCGCATTCATGCACGAGCTGCGCAGCGTGCTGCACCGTCCGTGGAGTCCGCCCATGCCGGCATTCCTCGTGCCTATTGGCTGCTTCTTCCTGCGCACGGAGCCGGTGCTCGCGCTCACGGGACGGCGGGGCATTCCCGCTCGACTCACACAGGAGGGCTTTGAGTTCCACCACACGGAACTGCCCGAAGCACTGCGCGATCTTTTTGCCAAGTAACCAACCTACACCGCATCACACCACACTACTGCCATGAACACGCTCATTGAATTCGCCCGCACGCATCTGGAACTGTTCCTCCGCATCGTCGCCGTGGCGCAGTTCTCCCTGGTGATCGCGAACCTCTTCATCGCGCGCATCCTGGGCTGGAAGCCGGAGATCGATCGCATGTCGCTCCTGGTACGGGAGGTGTTCATCATCCACTCGTGGTTCATCACCATCACCCTGGCCATCTGGACGGTGCTCACGTGGCGCTTCGCGCATGAAATGGCGCATGCGCCCACCGAGCTCTCGCGCTGGCTGTGCTGGGCCATGGCGGGATTCTGGGGCATCCGCTGCGCCGCCCAGTGGCTGCACTACAGCCCGAGCCACTGGCGCGGCATTCCGAGCCGGACGTTTTTTCACTGGCTGTTCTTCCTCGGCTATGGCACGTGGACCGCGGTGTATGCACTAGCGGCGACGGCGTAGCGGGGAAGTTTTGGATGAAATGGAGACTTGTGAATTGCTGAGAGAAAAGAAAGGGGAACATGGTCATGAAACACTCCGGCGAAATGGAAGCGGGAGTTGGAGGATTGGGTGAGCGAAGGAAAGTGTGCGCTGTCGAGGAGGATGGAGATGCGCTGGGACATGCCACACCAATGGGGGCAGGAATGCCCCCACTCCTTGAAGGCGGGCTACACGTTGCACGCGAAGGAGCACCCATTGCTTTCTCAAGGAGCGGGGGCATTCCTGCCCCCGACTACGTTGCATCACCCCTGATACACCATCACACCCCAGCAGAAGAACCACCCAGCGCCTCCGCCCGCGCCCGCCTGCTCGCCATGCGCGGCGGCGAACCGCTGCTCTTCGCCGATTGGGAGCGCGCCCTCATGCTGCACTACGAGGTCGCACCGGAGAAGCTGCAACCCTTTGTCCCCTTCCCTCTCGATATCCGCGAGGGCAAGGCCTACGTGAGCCTCGTCGCCTTCACCATGCGCGGCATGCGACCGCGGCATGGCGGGAAGCTCGGCAAGCTTTCCTTCAAGCCCATCGCTACCCACGGCTTTCTCAACGTGCGTACGTATGTGAAGCACCACGGCGAGCGCGGCATCTACTTCCTGTCCGAGTGGTTGCCCAACAAACTCGCCGTGCTGCTGGGCCGCCCCGTGTTTGGCTTGCCCTATCGCTTGGGCAAGCTGGACTACCGGCATCATCACGAGCGCGGGCGGCTGCGTGGTAGTGTGATCCCTCGCAGCAGTAAACGCATAGACACGGGAGCCGCTGTGCTGCGCTATCGCGCGACCTTGCCCATGCACCCCACGTTCCGCCCTGCGGAGCCCGGCTCACTCACCGAGTTCCTCATGGAGCGCTACACCGCCTTCACCACCTGGCTGGGTTGGAAGCGTTGCTTCCGCATCTGGCATGAACCGTGGCCGCAGTGCGAGGTGGAGGCTGTCATCGAAGACGACAGCCTCATGTCCCTCACCGGCGACTGGGCCAGACACGCCCGCTTCATCGGCGCCAACTACTCGCCTGGCTTGCGGGATGTGTGGATGTCTCGCCCCACCCGCGCCAGTCGCCGCCCTCGTCTCTAACCAACTTCAGAAAGGAATCAACACCATGAACACCACTGCACTCGCAACCATGAACCATGCTCCGGACGTAGGAGCCACCACGCCTCAACTCACACTCGGTGAATGGAAAACGCTTCACCGCATCAAGACCGCCGCACGCCTGAGCATCGGCCTCGTGTGGGTATGGGAGGGTTTGATGCCGAAGATGCTGTTTCCCAATGCGACCCAGTTTGAAATGGTGCGCCGCAGCGGCTGGTGGGTCGGCTCTCCGGAAGCCACACTGTGGTGGCTAGGCGCCGCGATGGTCGTGGCAGGCCTCGCCATCATGAGCGGCATCTGGGAACGTGCCGCCGCCCTTGTTTCAACCCTGGCCGTTCTGATGTTGATGGTGCTGGTCATCGGCACCAACCCCGAGGCGCTGCATGACCCCTTCGGCGGTCTCGTGAAGGACGCCTGCCTCTTCACCTGCGCCGCACTTGTGTGGTGGTGGCCGCGGGGAAACAAATAATCCATTGCGATGGCACTTGGCTACCTAGAACCCAGAGCGTTGGTTTTCATTTGTGGGCTGGTCGTACTGCTTTTCTTGTTGGTCCACAGGGAAGCAAAGGGCCATGTCTTGCTTGTGACGGTCTTGGCCTATTGGGCCGCTGTCATGTTTGTGCTTTACCGGCCCGAGGTGGGTCGTGAGGAACTCCAGGATTTCAAGATGAGTTGGTGCGTAGGTGCCAAGTCTTCCGCGGCACGGGAAGGCGCACAAGTGACTTTGACGTTCGTGGACTATCCCGAGCATCATCTGATAGAATACTCCGATGAATTGGCGGAGCACCTGTCCAGGAACGCAAAGGATTGGGTGTCTGTGAAATTCAAGGTGACCACCGACCACGGAAATGTCAGAGGATTTCAAATGATCGAAATCGACGGCATGACCGATTGGAGATCGAACGGTGGGTATTTGCATATCGCGGGAGGTACTTCCAGGTCTCCTTGGGATTGAATTCGGTGCACGACTGACCGGGCTGCGGGCTTCTCTTTAGAGCCCCGTCCTTGCCAGACCCCCATTTGCATGCGGAGAAAAACGTCGTACAT
Protein-coding regions in this window:
- a CDS encoding TIGR01777 family oxidoreductase, which produces MHKGKIIIAGGSGFLGIALARHLTDEGYEVFILSRHLLPPGVPARYIHWDGKTLGAWAAELEGATAVVNLTGKNVNCRYTTTALDEINGSRVDSVKVLGEAIRACRFPPGVWVQAGSLAIYGDGGEHECDETTPHGEGIPVDTCLKWESTFDAEVTPHTRKVIYRISFVLGNGGGALRMLTNLTKCYLGGAIGNGRQYISWLHVEDMNRLWLRAIEDERMNGTYNATAPNAVTNAAFMHELRSVLHRPWSPPMPAFLVPIGCFFLRTEPVLALTGRRGIPARLTQEGFEFHHTELPEALRDLFAK
- a CDS encoding DUF2071 domain-containing protein; translated protein: MPPLLEGGLHVAREGAPIAFSRSGGIPAPDYVASPLIHHHTPAEEPPSASARARLLAMRGGEPLLFADWERALMLHYEVAPEKLQPFVPFPLDIREGKAYVSLVAFTMRGMRPRHGGKLGKLSFKPIATHGFLNVRTYVKHHGERGIYFLSEWLPNKLAVLLGRPVFGLPYRLGKLDYRHHHERGRLRGSVIPRSSKRIDTGAAVLRYRATLPMHPTFRPAEPGSLTEFLMERYTAFTTWLGWKRCFRIWHEPWPQCEVEAVIEDDSLMSLTGDWARHARFIGANYSPGLRDVWMSRPTRASRRPRL
- a CDS encoding DoxX-like family protein; the encoded protein is MNTTALATMNHAPDVGATTPQLTLGEWKTLHRIKTAARLSIGLVWVWEGLMPKMLFPNATQFEMVRRSGWWVGSPEATLWWLGAAMVVAGLAIMSGIWERAAALVSTLAVLMLMVLVIGTNPEALHDPFGGLVKDACLFTCAALVWWWPRGNK